The following coding sequences are from one Shewanella putrefaciens window:
- a CDS encoding SpoIIAA family protein has protein sequence MTLLKHGISIGIERYGDDDFFVAFKAIGTLTHQDYERMVPVLESALAGVKDPDIFALVDVTELDGLELQAAWDDIKLGVKHIRHFEKIAIVGKTTLQEVLAKLANWFTPAEVRFFVDNGDAVAWLRD, from the coding sequence ATGACTTTGTTAAAGCACGGAATTTCGATCGGTATTGAGCGTTATGGTGATGATGATTTTTTCGTTGCCTTTAAAGCTATTGGTACCTTAACTCACCAAGACTACGAAAGGATGGTGCCCGTGTTGGAATCGGCACTGGCAGGCGTAAAAGATCCCGATATCTTCGCCTTGGTTGATGTCACTGAGTTGGATGGCTTGGAACTACAAGCCGCTTGGGACGATATTAAACTTGGGGTGAAGCATATTCGCCATTTCGAGAAAATTGCCATTGTCGGTAAGACAACATTGCAGGAAGTGTTGGCTAAGTTGGCAAACTGGTTTACACCTGCTGAGGTAAGGTTTTTTGTCGATAATGGTGATGCGGTAGCTTGGTTACGAGATTAG
- a CDS encoding universal stress protein, translating to MRKGQILWPTDFSETAAHALSYAIEMANLYNVGLKILHVVEQPIGDENFMILSITPEELAKSMEDAAANKMQALLDKLKTDLPISTLIRRGDPVDQILEEANGKDIGMVVIASHGRSGLSHFLHTNVAEAVANGAVCPVLVVK from the coding sequence ATGCGTAAAGGTCAAATACTCTGGCCCACAGATTTCTCGGAAACTGCGGCCCATGCACTAAGTTATGCTATTGAAATGGCTAATTTGTATAATGTTGGTCTAAAAATTCTACACGTGGTTGAGCAGCCTATTGGTGATGAAAACTTTATGATTTTATCCATCACACCTGAAGAGCTGGCTAAGAGTATGGAAGATGCGGCGGCCAATAAAATGCAAGCATTGCTAGATAAACTAAAAACGGATCTTCCAATTAGTACTTTGATCCGCCGTGGTGATCCTGTCGATCAAATTTTAGAGGAAGCGAACGGTAAAGATATTGGCATGGTGGTGATTGCCAGTCATGGACGGAGTGGGTTATCACACTTTTTACATACTAATGTCGCTGAAGCTGTGGCAAATGGCGCGGTATGTCCTGTGCTTGTCGTTAAGTAA